Proteins encoded in a region of the Neodiprion virginianus isolate iyNeoVirg1 chromosome 2, iyNeoVirg1.1, whole genome shotgun sequence genome:
- the LOC124297494 gene encoding uncharacterized protein LOC124297494 isoform X3 codes for MALVMLPCDLPWWAAVVKQLDLVADAKNSEQLLDAMHQLHDMCNISLDPDEDVQDPNLFTELAKFIDEDLTIAEREKIFTKTIPRLVQLAKSLKSTKPPQGLHFSLQQQTDNIEYSYKFVSSLIANAFFSTYPKRTKKTHPTLQDFNFTNFFKHLHINSQKAKLRSIFAYFDFLDEESALDGKLVVSRQVMTSKQWLTIEDWLESSVPLCPLTIRHEGRVERAEANLLHVCFTSARLGGGVLSNEVNQESIQMATHPELLATLLSVEALEDNEILIVEGARHISRIGDPKHRSTFESIPKPNTVTICCMDAEDYSTMPLTQYEEDNVLREMNKSLLGFRQRHVPTSPTDPVKLEPDPGARRLSPIGESFSSTPPEAEEKPIETCNNNIKAPINKESIISNEIEVRIRPNGKSVRSPSPVNTTGCSNRRGRFIVLGSSGEVLPVTRKSLGQMSVYSSCNSQSTDSFHSAKETIEEEQEEDEEQKLTRRYSTQLDTLERRGTFAQRLKDALRRESTATGTTSSISSVESSYAVGISVAGSHVGDEDIKVKRGGSRGFVLRDDTVDEDFLKESLEAEQKWLGRFRQSQHPMLQRRDTNASSKYSFSTEYSSEFSSELEEVYEQLSKWLEDPIVADENRELDARDRAVVRFAGSLLKRALSESFAGVPVQEGEPQALIGSEDVQQRHKLALAVRSLSLELARHKHKRQQSVPRESSSQAGGLLPVVTGNWGCGSRLKGDHQLKLVIQWLAASLAGVPRLIYYTSGHPSLSKLDTVSRVLVDRHWTVGDLATATLRFAVKTIEERIEGRNSLFEELIGMDKPSP; via the exons ATGGCGCTAGTCATGCTGCCTTGTGATCTGCCGTGGTGGGCAGCAGTTGTTAAACAGCTGGATTTAGTTGCAGATGCTAAAAACTCTGAACAACTCTTAGATGCGATGCATCAACTACACGACATGTGCAA CATAAGTTTGGATCCTGACGAGGATGTTCAAGACCCAAACTTGTTTACCGAACTGGCAAAATTCATTGATGAGGACTTGACAATTGCGGAACGAGAAAAGATTTTCACCAAAACAATACCCCGGCTGGTCCAACTTGCAAAGTCTCTCAAGTCCACCAAACCTCCACAAGGATTACATTTCAGCCTACAGCAACAAA CTGACAACATTGAGTACAGTTACAAGTTTGTTTCATCACTTATAGCAAacgcatttttttcaacctacccgaaaaggacaaaaaaaacTCATCCCACATTACAAGATTTTAACTTTACTAACTTCTTCAAACACCTTCACAT AAACAGTCAGAAGGCGAAGTTGAGAAGTATATTTGCCTACTTTGATTTCTTGGATGAGGAATCGGCACTTGATGGGAAACTCGTAGTTTCCAGACAG GTGATGACTTCAAAACAGTGGCTGACGATTGAAGACTGGCTAGAGAGCAGCGTTCCTCTTTGCCCTCTGACCATTCGTCACGAAGGGAGAGTTGAGAGGGCTGAAGCCAATTTGTTACATGTATGCTTCACCAGCGCACGACTTGGCGGCGGAGTTCTAAGCAACGAAGTAAATCAAGAAAGTATTCAA ATGGCAACGCATCCAGAACTTTTGGCTACACTGCTATCAGTTGAAGCATTGGAAGACAATGAGATTCTGATAGTAGAAGGGGCCAGACACATTTCTAGAATAGGTGACCCAAAACATAGATCAACCTTTGAGAGTATACCAAAGCCAAATACG GTAACAATATGTTGTATGGATGCAGAGGACTATTCAACTATGCCATTGACACAGTACGAGGAAGACAATGTCTTACGAGAAATGAACAAATCTTTGTTGGGATTCAGGCAAAGACACGTTCCCACAAGCCCTACCGATCCTGTCAAATTAGAACCAGATCCAGGAGCTCGAAGGCTGTCACCTATCGGAGAAAGTTTCAGCAGTACCCCACCTGAGGCTGAAGAAAAGCCCATAGAAACATGTAATAATAACATAAAAG CACCAATAAATAAGGAATCAATCATATCTAATGAGATCGAGGTGAGAATAAGACCCAACGGTAAATCTGTTCGGTCCCCAAGCCCTGTTAATACAACAGGCTGCAGCAATAGGAGGGGTCGATTTATTGTTCTTGGTTCAAGCGGCGAGGTTTTACCTGTAACGCGAAAGTCTCTGGGTCAAATGTCAGTTTACAGCAGTTGCAACAGCCAGAGTACTGATAGTTTTCACAGTGCAAAAGAAACTATTGAAGAGGAACAAG AGGAAGACGaggaacaaaaattaacaagGCGATACAGCACGCAGTTAGACACACTGGAACGTAGAGGGACATTTGCTCAGAGGTTGAAAGATGCACTAAGACGTGAAAGTACTGCGACAGGAACAActtcttcaatttcatcaGTAGAGAGTAGTTATGCTGTTGGTATAAGTGTGGCTGGGAGTCATGTTGGCGATGAAGATATTAA AGTCAAAAGAGGCGGATCAAGAGGTTTTGTTCTAAGAGATGATACAGTGGACGAAGACTTTTTAAAAGAATCATTGGAGGCTGAGCAGAAGTGGCTTGGAAGATTTCGACAAAGTCAACATCCAATGCTGCAAAGAAGAGACACTAATGCCAGTAGCAAGTACAGTTTCAGTACAGAGTACAGCTCAG AATTTTCGTCAGAACTTGAAGAAGTTTATGAACAACTGTCGAAGTGGCTAGAAGATCCAATAGTTGCTGATGAAAACCGCGAACTGGATGCTAGAGATAGGGCTGTTGTGAGATTCGCTGGTTCGTTACTCAAGAGAGCGCTCAGTGAATCATTTGCTGGAGTTCCTGTCCAGGAGGGAGAGCCGCAAGCTTTAATTGGTTCCGAAGATGTACAACAGAGGCACAAACTTGCTTTAGCAGTCAGAAGCTTAAGTTTAGAGCTTGCACGTCACAAGCACAAAAGACAACAATCG gtGCCCAGAGAAAGCAGTTCGCAAGCTGGTGGCTTATTGCCAGTTGTGACTGGTAATTGGGGTTGCGGTTCGAGATTAAAAGGTGATCATCAACTAAAACTAGTCATACAATGGCTGGCGGCATCTCTTGCAGGTGTTCCTAGACTAATCTACTACACATCAGGACATCCTAGCCTATCAaag ttGGACACCGTTAGTAGGGTATTGGTTGACAGACACTGGACAGTTGGAGATCTTGCTACAGCAACTTTGAGATTTGCAGTAAAGACAATAGAGGAAAGAATTGAAGGAAGAAATAGCCTTTTCGAAGAATTAATTGGAATGGATAAACCGAGCCCTTAG
- the LOC124297494 gene encoding uncharacterized protein LOC124297494 isoform X2 — MALVMLPCDLPWWAAVVKQLDLVADAKNSEQLLDAMHQLHDMCNISLDPDEDVQDPNLFTELAKFIDEDLTIAEREKIFTKTIPRLVQLAKSLKSTKPPQGLHFSLQQQTDNIEYSYKFVSSLIANAFFSTYPKRTKKTHPTLQDFNFTNFFKHLHINSQKAKLRSIFAYFDFLDEESALDGKLVVSRQVMTSKQWLTIEDWLESSVPLCPLTIRHEGRVERAEANLLHVCFTSARLGGGVLSNEVNQESIQMATHPELLATLLSVEALEDNEILIVEGARHISRIGDPKHRSTFESIPKPNTVTICCMDAEDYSTMPLTQYEEDNVLREMNKSLLGFRQRHVPTSPTDPVKLEPDPGARRLSPIGESFSSTPPEAEEKPIETCNNNIKAPINKESIISNEIEVRIRPNGKSVRSPSPVNTTGCSNRRGRFIVLGSSGEVLPVTRKSLGQMSVYSSCNSQSTDSFHSAKETIEEEQEEDEEQKLTRRYSTQLDTLERRGTFAQRLKDALRRESTATGTTSSISSVESSYAVGISVAGSHVGDEDIKVKRGGSRGFVLRDDTVDEDFLKESLEAEQKWLGRFRQSQHPMLQRRDTNASSKYSFSTEYSSELEEVYEQLSKWLEDPIVADENRELDARDRAVVRFAGSLLKRALSESFAGVPVQEGEPQALIGSEDVQQRHKLALAVRSLSLELARHKHKRQQSVSEGEYHTNYEDALSEDPSIAKDVRSSQRRKLWVISFTSEVRQTLVDDKATISLPLNVVAEINMDKPMNEEGKLAENYQIECVSQSLGQESSTQEAMKVLPGSKIATPVIDVPRESSSQAGGLLPVVTGNWGCGSRLKGDHQLKLVIQWLAASLAGVPRLIYYTSGHPSLSKLDTVSRVLVDRHWTVGDLATATLRFAVKTIEERIEGRNSLFEELIGMDKPSP, encoded by the exons ATGGCGCTAGTCATGCTGCCTTGTGATCTGCCGTGGTGGGCAGCAGTTGTTAAACAGCTGGATTTAGTTGCAGATGCTAAAAACTCTGAACAACTCTTAGATGCGATGCATCAACTACACGACATGTGCAA CATAAGTTTGGATCCTGACGAGGATGTTCAAGACCCAAACTTGTTTACCGAACTGGCAAAATTCATTGATGAGGACTTGACAATTGCGGAACGAGAAAAGATTTTCACCAAAACAATACCCCGGCTGGTCCAACTTGCAAAGTCTCTCAAGTCCACCAAACCTCCACAAGGATTACATTTCAGCCTACAGCAACAAA CTGACAACATTGAGTACAGTTACAAGTTTGTTTCATCACTTATAGCAAacgcatttttttcaacctacccgaaaaggacaaaaaaaacTCATCCCACATTACAAGATTTTAACTTTACTAACTTCTTCAAACACCTTCACAT AAACAGTCAGAAGGCGAAGTTGAGAAGTATATTTGCCTACTTTGATTTCTTGGATGAGGAATCGGCACTTGATGGGAAACTCGTAGTTTCCAGACAG GTGATGACTTCAAAACAGTGGCTGACGATTGAAGACTGGCTAGAGAGCAGCGTTCCTCTTTGCCCTCTGACCATTCGTCACGAAGGGAGAGTTGAGAGGGCTGAAGCCAATTTGTTACATGTATGCTTCACCAGCGCACGACTTGGCGGCGGAGTTCTAAGCAACGAAGTAAATCAAGAAAGTATTCAA ATGGCAACGCATCCAGAACTTTTGGCTACACTGCTATCAGTTGAAGCATTGGAAGACAATGAGATTCTGATAGTAGAAGGGGCCAGACACATTTCTAGAATAGGTGACCCAAAACATAGATCAACCTTTGAGAGTATACCAAAGCCAAATACG GTAACAATATGTTGTATGGATGCAGAGGACTATTCAACTATGCCATTGACACAGTACGAGGAAGACAATGTCTTACGAGAAATGAACAAATCTTTGTTGGGATTCAGGCAAAGACACGTTCCCACAAGCCCTACCGATCCTGTCAAATTAGAACCAGATCCAGGAGCTCGAAGGCTGTCACCTATCGGAGAAAGTTTCAGCAGTACCCCACCTGAGGCTGAAGAAAAGCCCATAGAAACATGTAATAATAACATAAAAG CACCAATAAATAAGGAATCAATCATATCTAATGAGATCGAGGTGAGAATAAGACCCAACGGTAAATCTGTTCGGTCCCCAAGCCCTGTTAATACAACAGGCTGCAGCAATAGGAGGGGTCGATTTATTGTTCTTGGTTCAAGCGGCGAGGTTTTACCTGTAACGCGAAAGTCTCTGGGTCAAATGTCAGTTTACAGCAGTTGCAACAGCCAGAGTACTGATAGTTTTCACAGTGCAAAAGAAACTATTGAAGAGGAACAAG AGGAAGACGaggaacaaaaattaacaagGCGATACAGCACGCAGTTAGACACACTGGAACGTAGAGGGACATTTGCTCAGAGGTTGAAAGATGCACTAAGACGTGAAAGTACTGCGACAGGAACAActtcttcaatttcatcaGTAGAGAGTAGTTATGCTGTTGGTATAAGTGTGGCTGGGAGTCATGTTGGCGATGAAGATATTAA AGTCAAAAGAGGCGGATCAAGAGGTTTTGTTCTAAGAGATGATACAGTGGACGAAGACTTTTTAAAAGAATCATTGGAGGCTGAGCAGAAGTGGCTTGGAAGATTTCGACAAAGTCAACATCCAATGCTGCAAAGAAGAGACACTAATGCCAGTAGCAAGTACAGTTTCAGTACAGAGTACAGCTCAG AACTTGAAGAAGTTTATGAACAACTGTCGAAGTGGCTAGAAGATCCAATAGTTGCTGATGAAAACCGCGAACTGGATGCTAGAGATAGGGCTGTTGTGAGATTCGCTGGTTCGTTACTCAAGAGAGCGCTCAGTGAATCATTTGCTGGAGTTCCTGTCCAGGAGGGAGAGCCGCAAGCTTTAATTGGTTCCGAAGATGTACAACAGAGGCACAAACTTGCTTTAGCAGTCAGAAGCTTAAGTTTAGAGCTTGCACGTCACAAGCACAAAAGACAACAATCG GTTTCCGAAGGTGAGTACCACACAAATTATGAAGATGCTCTGAGTGAAGATCCGAGTATTGCCAAAGACGTGCGATCATCCCAGCGCAGGAAGCTATGGGTGATTTCTTTTACATCTGAAGTGAGACAGACTCTGGTCGATGACAAGGCAACAATATCCCTGCCGCTAAATGTAGTAGCAGAAATCAATATGGACAAACCAATGAACGAAGAAGGGAAACTAGCAGAAAATTACCAAATCGAATGTGTATCACAAAGTTTAGGACAAGAATCGAGCACACAGGAAGCCATGAAGGTGTTACCTGGGAGCAAAATTGCGACACCAGTAATCGAT gtGCCCAGAGAAAGCAGTTCGCAAGCTGGTGGCTTATTGCCAGTTGTGACTGGTAATTGGGGTTGCGGTTCGAGATTAAAAGGTGATCATCAACTAAAACTAGTCATACAATGGCTGGCGGCATCTCTTGCAGGTGTTCCTAGACTAATCTACTACACATCAGGACATCCTAGCCTATCAaag ttGGACACCGTTAGTAGGGTATTGGTTGACAGACACTGGACAGTTGGAGATCTTGCTACAGCAACTTTGAGATTTGCAGTAAAGACAATAGAGGAAAGAATTGAAGGAAGAAATAGCCTTTTCGAAGAATTAATTGGAATGGATAAACCGAGCCCTTAG
- the LOC124297494 gene encoding uncharacterized protein LOC124297494 isoform X1 translates to MALVMLPCDLPWWAAVVKQLDLVADAKNSEQLLDAMHQLHDMCNISLDPDEDVQDPNLFTELAKFIDEDLTIAEREKIFTKTIPRLVQLAKSLKSTKPPQGLHFSLQQQTDNIEYSYKFVSSLIANAFFSTYPKRTKKTHPTLQDFNFTNFFKHLHINSQKAKLRSIFAYFDFLDEESALDGKLVVSRQVMTSKQWLTIEDWLESSVPLCPLTIRHEGRVERAEANLLHVCFTSARLGGGVLSNEVNQESIQMATHPELLATLLSVEALEDNEILIVEGARHISRIGDPKHRSTFESIPKPNTVTICCMDAEDYSTMPLTQYEEDNVLREMNKSLLGFRQRHVPTSPTDPVKLEPDPGARRLSPIGESFSSTPPEAEEKPIETCNNNIKAPINKESIISNEIEVRIRPNGKSVRSPSPVNTTGCSNRRGRFIVLGSSGEVLPVTRKSLGQMSVYSSCNSQSTDSFHSAKETIEEEQEEDEEQKLTRRYSTQLDTLERRGTFAQRLKDALRRESTATGTTSSISSVESSYAVGISVAGSHVGDEDIKVKRGGSRGFVLRDDTVDEDFLKESLEAEQKWLGRFRQSQHPMLQRRDTNASSKYSFSTEYSSEFSSELEEVYEQLSKWLEDPIVADENRELDARDRAVVRFAGSLLKRALSESFAGVPVQEGEPQALIGSEDVQQRHKLALAVRSLSLELARHKHKRQQSVSEGEYHTNYEDALSEDPSIAKDVRSSQRRKLWVISFTSEVRQTLVDDKATISLPLNVVAEINMDKPMNEEGKLAENYQIECVSQSLGQESSTQEAMKVLPGSKIATPVIDVPRESSSQAGGLLPVVTGNWGCGSRLKGDHQLKLVIQWLAASLAGVPRLIYYTSGHPSLSKLDTVSRVLVDRHWTVGDLATATLRFAVKTIEERIEGRNSLFEELIGMDKPSP, encoded by the exons ATGGCGCTAGTCATGCTGCCTTGTGATCTGCCGTGGTGGGCAGCAGTTGTTAAACAGCTGGATTTAGTTGCAGATGCTAAAAACTCTGAACAACTCTTAGATGCGATGCATCAACTACACGACATGTGCAA CATAAGTTTGGATCCTGACGAGGATGTTCAAGACCCAAACTTGTTTACCGAACTGGCAAAATTCATTGATGAGGACTTGACAATTGCGGAACGAGAAAAGATTTTCACCAAAACAATACCCCGGCTGGTCCAACTTGCAAAGTCTCTCAAGTCCACCAAACCTCCACAAGGATTACATTTCAGCCTACAGCAACAAA CTGACAACATTGAGTACAGTTACAAGTTTGTTTCATCACTTATAGCAAacgcatttttttcaacctacccgaaaaggacaaaaaaaacTCATCCCACATTACAAGATTTTAACTTTACTAACTTCTTCAAACACCTTCACAT AAACAGTCAGAAGGCGAAGTTGAGAAGTATATTTGCCTACTTTGATTTCTTGGATGAGGAATCGGCACTTGATGGGAAACTCGTAGTTTCCAGACAG GTGATGACTTCAAAACAGTGGCTGACGATTGAAGACTGGCTAGAGAGCAGCGTTCCTCTTTGCCCTCTGACCATTCGTCACGAAGGGAGAGTTGAGAGGGCTGAAGCCAATTTGTTACATGTATGCTTCACCAGCGCACGACTTGGCGGCGGAGTTCTAAGCAACGAAGTAAATCAAGAAAGTATTCAA ATGGCAACGCATCCAGAACTTTTGGCTACACTGCTATCAGTTGAAGCATTGGAAGACAATGAGATTCTGATAGTAGAAGGGGCCAGACACATTTCTAGAATAGGTGACCCAAAACATAGATCAACCTTTGAGAGTATACCAAAGCCAAATACG GTAACAATATGTTGTATGGATGCAGAGGACTATTCAACTATGCCATTGACACAGTACGAGGAAGACAATGTCTTACGAGAAATGAACAAATCTTTGTTGGGATTCAGGCAAAGACACGTTCCCACAAGCCCTACCGATCCTGTCAAATTAGAACCAGATCCAGGAGCTCGAAGGCTGTCACCTATCGGAGAAAGTTTCAGCAGTACCCCACCTGAGGCTGAAGAAAAGCCCATAGAAACATGTAATAATAACATAAAAG CACCAATAAATAAGGAATCAATCATATCTAATGAGATCGAGGTGAGAATAAGACCCAACGGTAAATCTGTTCGGTCCCCAAGCCCTGTTAATACAACAGGCTGCAGCAATAGGAGGGGTCGATTTATTGTTCTTGGTTCAAGCGGCGAGGTTTTACCTGTAACGCGAAAGTCTCTGGGTCAAATGTCAGTTTACAGCAGTTGCAACAGCCAGAGTACTGATAGTTTTCACAGTGCAAAAGAAACTATTGAAGAGGAACAAG AGGAAGACGaggaacaaaaattaacaagGCGATACAGCACGCAGTTAGACACACTGGAACGTAGAGGGACATTTGCTCAGAGGTTGAAAGATGCACTAAGACGTGAAAGTACTGCGACAGGAACAActtcttcaatttcatcaGTAGAGAGTAGTTATGCTGTTGGTATAAGTGTGGCTGGGAGTCATGTTGGCGATGAAGATATTAA AGTCAAAAGAGGCGGATCAAGAGGTTTTGTTCTAAGAGATGATACAGTGGACGAAGACTTTTTAAAAGAATCATTGGAGGCTGAGCAGAAGTGGCTTGGAAGATTTCGACAAAGTCAACATCCAATGCTGCAAAGAAGAGACACTAATGCCAGTAGCAAGTACAGTTTCAGTACAGAGTACAGCTCAG AATTTTCGTCAGAACTTGAAGAAGTTTATGAACAACTGTCGAAGTGGCTAGAAGATCCAATAGTTGCTGATGAAAACCGCGAACTGGATGCTAGAGATAGGGCTGTTGTGAGATTCGCTGGTTCGTTACTCAAGAGAGCGCTCAGTGAATCATTTGCTGGAGTTCCTGTCCAGGAGGGAGAGCCGCAAGCTTTAATTGGTTCCGAAGATGTACAACAGAGGCACAAACTTGCTTTAGCAGTCAGAAGCTTAAGTTTAGAGCTTGCACGTCACAAGCACAAAAGACAACAATCG GTTTCCGAAGGTGAGTACCACACAAATTATGAAGATGCTCTGAGTGAAGATCCGAGTATTGCCAAAGACGTGCGATCATCCCAGCGCAGGAAGCTATGGGTGATTTCTTTTACATCTGAAGTGAGACAGACTCTGGTCGATGACAAGGCAACAATATCCCTGCCGCTAAATGTAGTAGCAGAAATCAATATGGACAAACCAATGAACGAAGAAGGGAAACTAGCAGAAAATTACCAAATCGAATGTGTATCACAAAGTTTAGGACAAGAATCGAGCACACAGGAAGCCATGAAGGTGTTACCTGGGAGCAAAATTGCGACACCAGTAATCGAT gtGCCCAGAGAAAGCAGTTCGCAAGCTGGTGGCTTATTGCCAGTTGTGACTGGTAATTGGGGTTGCGGTTCGAGATTAAAAGGTGATCATCAACTAAAACTAGTCATACAATGGCTGGCGGCATCTCTTGCAGGTGTTCCTAGACTAATCTACTACACATCAGGACATCCTAGCCTATCAaag ttGGACACCGTTAGTAGGGTATTGGTTGACAGACACTGGACAGTTGGAGATCTTGCTACAGCAACTTTGAGATTTGCAGTAAAGACAATAGAGGAAAGAATTGAAGGAAGAAATAGCCTTTTCGAAGAATTAATTGGAATGGATAAACCGAGCCCTTAG